In Deferribacterota bacterium, a single window of DNA contains:
- the thiC gene encoding phosphomethylpyrimidine synthase ThiC, translated as MTLLEKAKKGILTEEIKKAAAYDGIEPSILLDNIKKGRSVLPKNKNHSIKSLRAIGSDISTKVNANIGTSSECINTDLELEKLKIAVDYGADSIMDLSTGGNLKDIREKILEKSPVMVGAVPTYSLATKLANKNKTPYDFSEDELFDTIEYECSQGIDYITVHCGITYDIIKNYDISNRLCGIVSRGGSILANWMFHNKKNNPLFEHFDRLLDIAYKYDVTLSLGDALRPGSIYDSGDYLQISELLNLSILAKEAYKKNVQVMIEGPGHVPLNEIAAHIKEEKKLCNGAPFYVLGPLPTDIAAGFDHIASAVGSSIAAANGADFLCYVTPAEHLTLPNINDVYEGVVASKIAAHIGDISKGIESAKNKDYLMSKYRKEFNWEKMFELVFDRKKAEERYKKNPLSTCDMCGKLCAVKLSKTLEDT; from the coding sequence ATGACCTTATTAGAAAAAGCAAAAAAAGGGATCTTAACAGAGGAGATAAAAAAAGCTGCAGCTTACGATGGAATTGAACCATCAATATTACTAGATAATATAAAAAAGGGAAGATCTGTTTTACCTAAGAATAAAAACCACAGTATTAAATCTTTGAGGGCTATTGGAAGTGATATTTCTACAAAAGTAAATGCAAATATAGGTACTAGTTCAGAATGTATCAATACCGACCTTGAGCTAGAAAAGCTAAAGATCGCAGTTGATTATGGGGCAGATAGCATTATGGATCTATCAACAGGGGGCAATTTAAAAGATATTAGAGAAAAAATATTAGAAAAATCACCCGTTATGGTTGGGGCTGTTCCAACATATTCTCTAGCAACAAAATTAGCAAATAAAAATAAAACCCCCTATGATTTTAGTGAAGATGAGCTCTTTGACACAATTGAATATGAATGCTCTCAAGGAATTGACTATATAACTGTTCACTGCGGGATAACCTATGATATTATAAAAAATTATGATATCTCAAATAGGTTATGTGGGATTGTAAGTAGAGGTGGTTCAATATTGGCAAATTGGATGTTTCACAATAAAAAGAACAATCCCCTATTTGAACACTTTGACAGACTCCTAGATATAGCTTATAAATATGATGTAACCCTTTCCCTTGGAGATGCTTTAAGGCCTGGTTCAATATATGACTCTGGGGATTATCTCCAAATATCAGAGCTTTTAAATCTATCAATATTAGCAAAAGAAGCTTACAAAAAAAATGTTCAAGTAATGATAGAAGGCCCGGGACATGTACCTCTTAATGAGATAGCTGCACACATTAAAGAAGAAAAAAAACTATGTAACGGCGCCCCCTTTTATGTTCTAGGTCCCCTTCCTACAGATATTGCCGCTGGTTTTGATCATATAGCTTCAGCAGTTGGATCAAGTATTGCTGCTGCAAATGGTGCTGATTTTCTATGTTACGTGACACCAGCTGAACATTTAACCCTGCCAAATATCAATGACGTATACGAAGGTGTTGTTGCGTCAAAAATTGCTGCCCATATTGGGGATATCTCAAAGGGGATAGAGAGCGCTAAAAACAAAGATTATTTGATGAGCAAATATAGAAAAGAATTTAATTGGGAAAAAATGTTTGAGCTTGTATTTGATAGAAAAAAAGCAGAAGAAAGGTACAAGAAAAACCCTTTATCAACTTGTGATATGTGTGGTAAACTGTGTGCAGTAAAGTTAAGCAAAACCTTAGAAGATACCTAA
- the thiE gene encoding thiamine phosphate synthase, whose amino-acid sequence MEKVINAGITAIQLRCKDLEINNRYNIGLIIKKNIYKFKKDVLFIVNDRLDLATLLHADGVHIGKKDLPLVPVKKHYNNFIIGYSCNTIEDISFAINNKADYIGIGSIFPTTTKNSAEVIGIERLMKLKDHTCKIPSVAIGGINTENIHTLKNIPIDGVAISKVICSSSSPDKIIKILKENFNEQ is encoded by the coding sequence TTGGAAAAAGTTATTAATGCAGGTATTACTGCAATACAACTACGATGCAAAGACCTGGAAATAAACAATAGATATAATATTGGCTTAATTATTAAAAAAAATATATATAAATTTAAAAAAGATGTGTTATTTATTGTAAATGACCGCCTAGACTTGGCAACATTGCTACATGCTGATGGGGTTCATATTGGAAAAAAGGACTTGCCGTTAGTCCCTGTTAAAAAACATTACAATAACTTTATTATAGGTTATTCTTGTAATACCATTGAGGATATTTCTTTTGCAATAAACAATAAAGCTGACTACATTGGCATAGGGTCAATATTCCCAACAACAACTAAGAATTCAGCTGAAGTTATAGGTATTGAAAGATTGATGAAACTAAAGGATCATACCTGTAAAATACCCTCTGTTGCAATAGGTGGTATTAATACAGAAAATATCCACACATTAAAAAATATACCAATTGATGGTGTTGCTATCTCTAAAGTAATTTGCTCATCAAGTTCTCCAGATAAAATTATAAAAATTCTAAAGGAAAATTTTAATGAGCAATGA
- the thiL gene encoding thiamine-phosphate kinase: MSNELNFLEILRKELKQPDITLPIGDDAAVFNNYIITTDAMVENIHFTSKASINNIIFKLFTSNVSDIAAMGGTPLYSLLSLSIPKGKFSQKELIDAIKYAINKYGIYLIGGDTTSSMKDAFFSATIIGKKRANLLTRKSARPGDLLYLSRQTGLAQVSLEKEIHNKPFDIDTFFHYNILAEKELGELLGKTDCVNACIDISDGMGIDLMHIASESKVKIVVEANKLPINHLKKYNIDPIKYAINSGEEYALIFTSPFNKNEKLINIIKEKLNRNIYNIGYIEEGFGVQLKYNNKFIDISSKGYIHNI, encoded by the coding sequence ATGAGCAATGAGCTTAATTTTTTAGAAATTCTAAGAAAAGAATTAAAACAACCCGATATTACCCTGCCTATAGGTGATGATGCAGCTGTTTTTAATAATTATATTATTACGACAGATGCAATGGTAGAAAATATACACTTCACCAGCAAAGCTTCTATTAATAATATAATTTTTAAACTATTTACATCAAATGTTAGCGATATTGCAGCAATGGGTGGTACTCCGCTTTACAGCCTTTTAAGCCTTTCAATACCAAAGGGAAAATTCTCCCAGAAAGAACTTATAGATGCTATTAAATATGCAATTAACAAATATGGCATATATCTTATTGGAGGGGATACAACCTCAAGTATGAAGGATGCATTTTTTTCGGCTACAATTATCGGCAAGAAAAGAGCTAATCTATTAACAAGAAAAAGCGCAAGACCAGGCGATCTTCTATATTTATCAAGACAGACTGGTCTTGCACAAGTATCACTAGAGAAAGAAATACATAATAAGCCCTTCGACATTGATACTTTTTTCCACTATAATATTCTGGCAGAAAAAGAATTGGGTGAATTACTTGGTAAAACTGATTGTGTAAATGCATGTATAGATATAAGCGATGGTATGGGCATTGATTTAATGCATATAGCTAGTGAAAGTAAGGTAAAAATTGTAGTTGAAGCTAATAAGCTACCAATTAATCACTTAAAAAAATATAATATAGATCCAATAAAATACGCTATAAATTCAGGCGAGGAATATGCGCTAATTTTTACTTCACCCTTTAATAAGAATGAAAAACTAATTAATATAATTAAAGAAAAGCTTAATAGAAATATCTATAATATTGGATATATTGAAGAAGGTTTTGGAGTGCAACTAAAATATAACAACAAATTTATAGATATCTCATCAAAAGGCTACATACATAACATATAA